CGGCGCGCAGCGCCTTGCGATAGGCGTAGGCGTTCTCGCTGTCGGCGTAGCGCTCGCCCGCGGTCGACGAGGCGCTGTCGATATTGCTGCCGTAGTAAACCTTGGTTGGGCTCGCCGGGCAGAAGGCCTGGCAGAGCTGCACCGGCGTGGCGTTGCCGCGCATGGTCAGCGGGAAATACTTGCCGTCGCAGCTGCGCACGCAGAAGGCCGGCCCCGATCCGGCGACGCGCGGCGCGGACACCGGCGCGGACGGCCGTTCAGCCTGCTGATTGAGGCCGAACGGGTCGGCAAAGAAATTGGCTTGCGGCGGGGCCTGGCGCGCCTGTCGCTTTTGCCCACCGCCGAAGAAGAAGTCGAGCAGGCCCTCGGCCGATACGCGAGCAGGCATGCACATGGTGACGCCCGCCAGCGTCGCGGTCACAAGCATCACGCGACGCTGCATGCGCCGATCATTCAATCCTGTACGCAACGCTCGCTCCACCCAACAGAAAGCGCCGTGGCGATCGCTGCCCCGGCACGATTCACCCTAGTGTGGGATGGTAAACGAGCGATTGATTGTGGTGAATCTACGGAGGGAAGCAGCGTGCGGCTGGTTCCATTCGTCATGCCCGGGTCAAACCCGGGCACGACGATAGAGGATGCGGTGAGAACTCAGCCCCTTAGAAACTCGCCTGCCGTGTACAGCGCGCGGAACGGCAGTCCGGCTTCTGCAAAGGTTTCGGTTGCGCCTTCCTCGCGGTCGACCATGGTGAAGACGAGCGCGACTTCTCCGCCGGCCTCGCGCACGGCTTCCACCGCCTTCAGCGCCGAGCCGCCGGTC
The DNA window shown above is from Bradyrhizobium sp. ISRA464 and carries:
- a CDS encoding DUF2865 domain-containing protein, encoding MQRRVMLVTATLAGVTMCMPARVSAEGLLDFFFGGGQKRQARQAPPQANFFADPFGLNQQAERPSAPVSAPRVAGSGPAFCVRSCDGKYFPLTMRGNATPVQLCQAFCPASPTKVYYGSNIDSASSTAGERYADSENAYAYRKALRADCTCNGRDPAGLAPVDLALDASLRAGDVVATTDGLVAYTGIRVGNDQAFDFTPVASYPGLTAAVRARLGEMKVAPVSADVASDAPPPETSRDAAPSAPSSAVPKTTAPKPAKRAQAN